The genomic region ATCGCGGTGGTGTGCGGTGCGTGGCATGCTCCAGCCCTTCTGGATCTAGGCAATGCCAAAGCAGACAAAGCCCTCCTGAAAGACCTCCCCAAAACCAAGGTGGCCATGACTTGGGTCCCCTGGACGCACGGACGCCTCGCATTCAGCAGTGGGTATGGGGCCGGGGTGGAGTCGCCGGGATGGTACGCCCACCTCTGGCGCAATCCCGAGAACCCCACCATTTCTTGGATGGTGCAGGTGGCGCAGCTTTTGCGTTCCCGAGATCTGGACGCCTCCAGTGCGTCAGTCATCGAGGCGGTCCGTCTGGCCGAAACCCTCACTGCCCTGACCAAACGCAAAATTCCCGGTTTGCCTGAACTGATGGACGCGGTTCGTGCCGTGCTGTGTTTTGGCGATGACACCATGGTGCAGGTGATCCATCAGGAACTCATCCTCGGAGAGGAACTCGGAACGGTGCCTCAGGAGGTCCCGAGTGCCCCTCTGGCACGGGATTTGCAGGCTTTGCAGAAACGCCTGAGGTTGCAGCCCTCTGCGGGGTCTAAGGATATCGATCTGGACCTCCGTAAAGAGAACGACCTGGAGCGCTCCCAGTTGCTGCACCGCCTGAAACTGCTCGGGGTGAACTGGGGAGAGGTGCGCCCAGTGTCCACCAAAGGCACCTTCAAAGAAGGCTGGACCTTGCAGTGGCAACCCGAGTACGAAATCCACCTGATCGAAGCTGGACGTTACGGCCAGACCGTGATCTCTGCTGCCGAAAACAAGGTGCTGGAAGGCCTTTCCAGAGCAGCAGCGCTCCCAGAAGTCACCGAAACCTTGCAGCACACCCTGCTGGCCAGCCTGCCACAAGCCACCCACCGCAGCATCGAGAAACTCAGCGAACTGGCCGCCAGCAGCACCGATGTGACCCACCTGATGCAGGCGATTCCCAGCCTCGGGCAGGTGGCAAGGTACGGCAACGTGCGCCAGACCGACACCACCTTGCTGCTTCATGTGCTCGATGGCCTGATTGCCCGCGTGTGTGTTGGGCTTTCCAACGCGGTGGCCTCTCTGGACGATCAGGCTGCAGGACACATGATGGAACTCGTACAGAGCACCCACGCGGCTTTAAGGAACCTGCAAAACGAGGAGCATCTGGCCCAGTGGAACAGCACCCTCAAAAAAATCTCCGTCCAGAGTGGTGTACACGGACTGGTGATTGGACGGGTGGTGCGCCTGCTCAGCGATGCACGCATTCTGGACCCTTCAGAGGTCGGAAAAGCCTTCCATCTGGGCCTCAGCAACCCCGAGCCTGAACAGGCCGCCCACTGGGCCGAAGGCTTCCTGAAAGGCAGCGGACTGGTCCTGATCCACGACCAGAACCTCTGGAACCTGCTCGACCAGTGGGTGTCTGACCTCTCCGAAGAGGGCTTCCAGCGCATCCTTCCCCTCATGCGGCGCACCTTCTCCACCTTCGCTCCAGCAGAACGCCGGAAGCTCGGGGAGCAGGCCAAACAGGGACAGGGAACTGTGGTGCTCAGGGACACGGTGGGGGTCAATGTGGCTCGGGGTGAGAAAGTGTTGCCGTTGCTGAATGTGCTTCTGGGGAATGCATGATGAGCCGAGGGCCAAGGGCCAAGGGCCGAGAGCCGAGGGCAACTGAAGGAAGGTCTCTTTCTGCATTTCCAGATTGTTTTTAGAAAGCTTTAGCAAGTGCTTTACGAATGGCCCTCGGCCCTGTGCACTCGGCTCTCGGCTTTAAAAGGAGAAAACCATGAACCTGCGTGACCTCATCCCATCCGACTGGCAAACCGTTTTGAGCGAAGTTTTGGACTCTCCCAGATTTGCTGCTCTGGAGAAATTCCTCTCTGAGCAGTACGAAAACCACACCGTCTACCCCCCCAGAGAAGACCTCTTCACGGCCCTGAGGCTCACCCCTTACGAGAATGTGCGGGTGTTGATTCTCGGGCAGGACCCTTATCACGGAGCAGGGCAGGCGCATGGCCTGAGTTTCAGTGTGAAAAAAGGCATCACCCCTCCGCCTTCTTTGAAGAACATCTACAAGGAACTGAAAGAGGATGTGGGTTTCAAGGTGCCCAAACACGGCAACCTGACCCACTGGGCAGAGCAGGGGGTGTTGCTCCTGAATGCCGTGCTGACCGTGCGTGAAGCCGAACCCAATTCCCACGCCAATCAGGGCTGGGAGGAGTTCACCGATGCGATCATTCAGGCGGTGAACCGCAAGGGTGAAAGGGTGGTTTTTATCCTCTGGGGCAGTTACGCTAGAAAGAAGAAGAAGCTGATCCACGGCCCACAGCATGTGGTGCTGGAATCCGGTCATCCGAGCCCCCTGAGCGTCAAGCATTTTCTGGGCAGTCGCCCGTTCAGTCGCACCAATGCGGTTCTGGCGGAGCAAAACTTGCCCACCATCGACTGGCAACTCCCGGAGGGGTGAATGTCTGAACAGTGGATTGCGGAGAGCCTGAGACAGATGTTCCCGGCCATGCAGGTCCGGGTCCGGGAAGGTCAGGTCACCTTTTCGCTTCCCAGCATGAAAGGTTCCGTGCGCGAATTTGCCCGTCAGGAGCACCCGACCATGGTGCAGGTGGGGCTCGAATTTCAGGTCTTTCTCGAGCGTTTTCCCCAGTCGGTGCCTTTAAAAGAGCACATCACCGAATTTGGGCAGGATGCACAGGAAGCCATCCACGAGGCCTGCCGCAACTGGCGCAACTCGGTTTACGAGGTGCTCTGGCAGTGCACCGAGAACATGGAGCCCGAGTATCAGGTGTTCAGCTTGAATGCCGAGTTTGGCCTGTTCCGCTCGTGGAAGGTGTATGTCGGGACGCCTCAGGTCAGGGCTCCGAGTCCAGAGGCCCGTGCTGCGGTGTTGAGCCATTTTCACTCGCAACCGTGGGTGGAACTGGTGAACCAGCGGGCCATCCCAGCCGATTTCACCGAGTTTGGGGTGTACGACTGGCGTCTGGTGATGCACTCCATGGAAGGCAACGAACCCTTTGCCGAATGCCTCCTGAACGGTGAGCCGTGGGAACTCGGGACGGAAGCCGTGCTGGACCACACCCTGAAGCCCAGAGGTCCGTTCAAACTGTTCAAAGTCCACTTCATTTTCATTCCCGAGGAGCAGCGGGTGCTGCAAGCCGGAGAGATGCGCAACCTGATTCACCAGATGCAGGCCCGTCGTCGGCAGTGGTGGCAATTCTGGAGGAGAGATTAAATGGAATCCAATCGACTGGAACGCTGGCGTCTGATTCTGGGCGGTGAGCAAGACGGCACCGGCTGCAAATTGCAAGGCGAAGCCCTGCGCATGGACAAAGCCCTCGAAGCCCTTTACGATTCAGACCGCTCGGGAGGACTGGGGTCCAGTGCCCCCAAAGCGGCAGCGTGGCTTGGAGACATCCGCAAATTCTTTCCCAGCAGTGTGGTGAAAGTCATGCAGCGCGACGCTTTCGAGCGTCTCGGGATGGAACGCATGCTCCTCGAACCCGAGTTCATGGAAAACGTGGAGCCCAACGTGCATCTGGCCGCCACCCTGATTGGCTTGCAGTCGGTGATGCCCAACAAGGTCAAGGACACCGCCAGAGTGGTGGTGCGCAAGGTGGTCGAAGACCTCGAACGCAAGCTCTCTGAACCCATGCGCGAGGCCATCACTGGAAGCCTGAACCGGGCCATCCGCAACAACCGTCCCCGGCACAGCGAGATGGACTGGAACCGCACCATCCGGGCCAACCTCAAGCACTACCAGCACGACTACAAGAGCATCATCCCAGAGCGCAAAATTGGCTTTGGTCGCAAGAAGTCTGCCCTGCGGGACATTGTGCTGTGCATTGACCAGTCGGGCAGCATGGGCACTTCGGTGGTGTACTCCAGCATTTTTGGAGCGGTGATGGCTTCCATCAAATCGGTGAACACCAGCATGGTGGTGTTTGACACCGAGATTGTGGACCTCACGGACCAGCTTTCAGACCCTGTAGAGGTGCTTTTTGGCATCCAACTGGGCGGAGGCACCGACATCAACCGGGCTCTGGCCTACTGCGAAACCCTGATTGACCGTCCAGAGGAAACCATCCTGATCCTCATCAGCGACCTGTACGAAGGCGGAGATGAAAAAGCCATGATCCGCCGTGCAGCGCACCTGAAAGCCTCGGGGGTGCAGGTGGTGGCTTTGCTGGCCCTCAACGACGACGGTCAACCCTCTTTTGATCACCGTGTGGCCGAAGCTTTCTCGGGTTTTGACATCCCGAGTTTCGCCTGCACACCGGACCAATTCCCGGATCTGATGGCTGCAGCCCTCCAGAGAAGACCCCTCTCAGAGTGGGCAGCCAGTCAGAACATTGTGCTGGCGGGTGGGCCTTCCAAAGCGAACTGAAAAGGTGCATGAAAAAACCGCCTCTGATCGATGCAGCAGAGGCGGTTGAAGTTTCAGTGTTTCTGGGCTTCTTGCAACTTGGGCAAAGGACGCAGGTTCTTGAGGAACAGCAGGATGTCTTGAGCGGTTTCTGGAGCCCAGCGGTTCATGTGCAGGTGACCTCCGGGCAGCAAGAGCTTCACGCTGTCCGGGTTGTTGCCATGCAAACGGTAGAACTTTTCGCCGTTGTCAGCAAAAGGCACGGTGCGGTCGTCTTTGCTGCCAATCACCATCATGGGGATGCTGGATTTGAAGTTCTCCAACATGGGATCATGCAATGTCATCTCTGTGGTGCCTTCAGGGGCCTGATAAGCCACCTTGATTTCCTCCGCTCTGGAGGCATCTGCACCCCCATAGGCCCCGAGCATGTTCACTCTGGCATCCATCAGGATCAGGGCTGTGACGGGGTAAAGCTGCCTCTGGACACTCAGACTGGCTGGCAATCCGCCCATGCTGTATCCCAGAGCATAGGTTTTTCCATTGAAGTGAAAGCTTTTGCTGGCTTCGGTCCAGACAGATTTCAGGTAGAGCAGGGATTTTTCATTGCCCCAGGTGTTGGGACCAGCATCGTTGCTGATCAGCACCGCAACGCCTTCCTCCACAAAATTCTGAAAGAAGGACATCAGGTGGGGTTTTTCAAGGGTCGCATAAGAAGTGTTGCCTCTGGAGTGGGACACCACCATCATGCTGCACGCCTTCTTGGCGCAATCGTGGGGAACCCACAGGAAGGCATCTCCATCTGTGTGGGGAAGCCTCAAAAGGGCACCGGGACCACTCGGGGTGATTTTGCCTGCACTGGCATTTGCCAGCAAGCACAGGGAAAGAACAAACAGGCCAAATCTCACAACGGGTCAGTGTACCAGTCCAGACCTGTCACAAGTATGAAAATTCAGGGGGGTGTCTATGTGAAGGGGAGTTGATGAAGGCCAAAGTGTATGCCGAGGGCACGTCAAGCCAAGGCAGAAGGCACAGATGCCGAGGGCCAAGGGCCGAGGGCTAAAAAGGCTTTGGCTGGAGTAATGCAGGGCGAGGCATGCCGTCTTATGCAAAACGAGGGACCGCAGGCTGGTCCCTCTGCCCGCTCGCCCCTACATATCCCTTGACCATTTCTGCCACGCATAGCACGATGCTCTCGGCTCTCGGCTCTCGGCTCTCGGCTCTCGGCTCTCGGCTCTCGGCTCTCGGCTCTCGGCTCTCAGCTCTCGGCTCTCGGCTCTGTCTTGGCCCTACTACGCGCTCACTGGACGACCAGTTTCGCGCTGGGCCGCTCGGCTCTCGGCTTCAGGGCAACGTATAGCCCCTACAACCACAAAGGCTCACTGTACGCGCAGACCTTCCAACTCCTGATACAACTCCCGTTCCCGCTCACTGAGTTCTCTGGGCACCTGAATCTGGATGGTGACCAGTTGATCTCCGGTGTGGTCCTTATGCTTCCACCCGAGCCCCCTCAGGCGCAGGGTTTTTCCGCTGCTGGTGCCTGCAGGGATGGTCAATTCCACGTTGCCTTTCAGGGTGGGAACTTTCCACTTGCCCCCGAGCACTGCCACAGTCACCGGAACAGCCACGGTCACCCGCACGTCGTTTTCGTCCAGGGTGAAGTGAGGATCAGGGTTCACATCCAGACGCAGGATGATGTCACCTCCGCCCGGAGCCTGACCGCGCAAACGCAGTTTCTGGTGGTGTTTGGTGTAAGGAGGAATGTTGATTTCCAGACGCTTGCCATCGATCTGGATGGTTTTGGGACCCCCCGTGTAAGCCTCCTGAAAGGTGATGTTCAGGCTGGCCTGCAAGCTCTGGGGCTGGGCCTGAGGTTGCCCTTGAAACCCACCTCCGAACATGTCTCCGAAAGGAAAGTTTCCAGAGCCTCTGGCAGATCCTCCGCGTCCTCCCATGCCGAAAAGCTGCTGAAAGAAGTCGCTGAACTGGCTCGGGTCAAATCCACCTGCACCCCCCTGAAAGTCCTGAGGGTTGAAACCACCGCCGGGGTAACCGCCGGGTGGAACCTGTCCGGTGGACCCGAACTGGTCGTAGTACTTGCGTTTCTCCGTGTCAGAGAGGACCGCATAAGCTTCACCGATTTCTTTGAACTTTTCGGCAGCAGAGGGGTCCTCTTTGTTTTTGTCTGGATGGTACTTCTTGGCAAGCTTGCGGTATGCCGATTTGATTTCATCTTCGGAGGCGGTCTTGCTCACCCCGAGGATGTCGTAATAGTCCTTATAGGCCATGACTCACCTCCTGAGAGAAGTAAAAAGTTCACAGTTTACAGTTGACAGTCAGGACAACGAGGAGCATTCAAAACTGTGAACTGTTCACTGTGAACTGTTGACTGACTTTACTTCTTGCTGACCACCACGCGGGCGGGACGCACCAGTTTGCTGCCGATTTTGAAGCCGGTCTGGTACACCTGCACGATCACATCGTCCTGTTCGCCGGGAACCACGGTGAGGGCTTCGTGGAAGGCGGGGTCAAAGGTTTCCCCTTCTTTGCCGGTCTGTTCCAGTCCGAGTTTCTCGAAGGTGCGCAGCAGGTTGTTGAGCACCCCTTGCAGGCCTCCGACCACACTTTCAGGGTTTTGCTGGGCGGCCATCAATGCGCGTTCCATGTCATCGTGGATGGGGAAGATGGTTTCAGCAGCTTTGGCAACCCCGGCGGTCTGGGCATCCAGCACATCCTGATTGGTGCGTCTGCGGTAGTTCTCGAAGTCGGCGAGCAGACGGGCGTATTTGCCTTTCAGGTCGTTCACTTCTTTTTCGAGTTCATCGGCACGCTGGAGTTGCTCCATCATCTTTTGGACCCCAGCCATCATCTCTGGATCGAGGTTGTCCGGATCAAAAGGGTTGCCGTTTTCGGTGTCCTGGGTGTCATTGTCATCGACCTGGTCTTCGGTCAGGTGCTGGTTTTTCAGGTTGTCGTCGGTCATGGGGCCTCCCTTGAAGTGCGTCCTTGTGAAAAGGTCAAGTTTGTGAAAAAAGGGCGAGTTGTGAAAAGGGGCGAGGCATGCCTCGCCCCTACAGGGTGTCATTTTACAGATGAAATCAGTCTGCGGGTTTGAAGTCGGCGTCGATCACGTCGTCATCGGCCTTCTGGGCACCCTGAGGTTGACCTCCCTGTGCCTGTCCGTCCTGACCCTGTGCGCTCTGGGCTGCACCGGCAAGGTCGCGGATGGCCGCTTCCAGACGGGATTTGATGTCGTCCAGTTTGCTGTTGTCGGCATCGTCTTTGATGGCCTGCTCGGCTTCATCGGCGATGGCTCTGGTTTTGTCTTTGAGGTCCTGAGGTGCAGAAGCGTAGTCCTCAATGGCCCCCAGAGCCTGAATGCGCACGCTGTCGAGGGTGTTTTTCTTCTCGGTGCGTTCTTTGCGCTGTTTGTCGGCGTTGGCGTTTTGCTCGGCTTCGCGCACCATGCGGTCCACTTCACCTTTGTCCAGGGTGGTGGTGTTTTCGATGCGGATGCTGGCTTCTTTGCCGCTGGACTTCTCGCGGGCAGTGACGTGCAGGATGCCGTTGGCGTCGATGTCGAAGGTCACTTCAATCTGGGGCTGTCCGGCACGCATGGGGGGGATGCCTTCCAGTTTGAAACGGCCCAGAGATTTGTTGTCGGCGGCCATGGGGCGCTCACCTTGCAGCACGTTGATTTCCACGCCGGGCTGGTTGTTTTCAGCGGTGGTGAAGACTTCGGTCTTCTTGGCGGGAACGGTGGTGTTGCGGGTGATCAGGGGGGCAATCATGCCACCTTTGACTTCCACACCGAGGGTGAGGGGGGTCACGTCCACGAGCACGATGTCACCGAGGGCAGAGTCACCGGTGATGATTCCGGCCTGCACAGCAGCACCCAGAGCCACGGCTTCGTCAGGGTTGACGCTTTCGTTGGGTTCTTTGCCCATGATGTCGCGCACGATGCGCTTCACGGCGGGGATGCGGGTGGAACCGCCCACCAGAATCACTTCGTTGATGTCGCTGGCGCTCAGTTTGGCATCGCGCAGGGCTTGCTGCACAGGGTCTTTGACACGGCGCAGCAGGTCGGCGGTCAGTTCTTCGAACTTGGCGCGAGACAGGGTGCGTTCGAGGTGCAGGGGGGTGCGGGTCTCGGGGTCAAAGGTGATGAAGGGCAGGGAGATAGTGGTTTCGGTGGCGCTGGAAAGCTCGATTTTGGCTTTCTCGGCGCTTTCGATCAGACGCTGCAGGGCCTGTGGGTCCTTGGTCAGGTCGAAGGTGTTTTCTTTCTTGAATTCGGCCACCAGCCAGTTCACGATGGCGTGGTCGAAGTCTGCTCCCCCGAGGTGGGTGTCACCGCTGGTGGATTTCACTTCGAAGACCCCGTCACCGAGTTCCAGGATGGTCACGTCGAAGGTACCGCCCCCGAGGTCGAAGACCAGCACGGTTTCGTTGCCTTTGCGCTCAAGGCCGTAGGCCAGTGCAGCGGCGGTGGGCTCGTTGATCACGCGGAGCACGTTCAGGCCTGCGATTTCTCCGGCTTGACGGGTGGCTTCACGCTGGCTGTTGTCAAAGTAAGC from Deinococcus misasensis DSM 22328 harbors:
- a CDS encoding J domain-containing protein encodes the protein MAYKDYYDILGVSKTASEDEIKSAYRKLAKKYHPDKNKEDPSAAEKFKEIGEAYAVLSDTEKRKYYDQFGSTGQVPPGGYPGGGFNPQDFQGGAGGFDPSQFSDFFQQLFGMGGRGGSARGSGNFPFGDMFGGGFQGQPQAQPQSLQASLNITFQEAYTGGPKTIQIDGKRLEINIPPYTKHHQKLRLRGQAPGGGDIILRLDVNPDPHFTLDENDVRVTVAVPVTVAVLGGKWKVPTLKGNVELTIPAGTSSGKTLRLRGLGWKHKDHTGDQLVTIQIQVPRELSERERELYQELEGLRVQ
- the dnaK gene encoding molecular chaperone DnaK; its protein translation is MPRAVGIDLGTTNSVISVMEGGKPEVIVNAEGARTTPSVVAYKGEDRLVGQIAKRQAALNPHATLFEVKRFIGRRWDEVKEEAKRSPFKVKEGPGGSVRIEVNGKDLAPEQVSAEVLRKLVDDASAKVGSKIKDVVITVPAYFDNSQREATRQAGEIAGLNVLRVINEPTAAALAYGLERKGNETVLVFDLGGGTFDVTILELGDGVFEVKSTSGDTHLGGADFDHAIVNWLVAEFKKENTFDLTKDPQALQRLIESAEKAKIELSSATETTISLPFITFDPETRTPLHLERTLSRAKFEELTADLLRRVKDPVQQALRDAKLSASDINEVILVGGSTRIPAVKRIVRDIMGKEPNESVNPDEAVALGAAVQAGIITGDSALGDIVLVDVTPLTLGVEVKGGMIAPLITRNTTVPAKKTEVFTTAENNQPGVEINVLQGERPMAADNKSLGRFKLEGIPPMRAGQPQIEVTFDIDANGILHVTAREKSSGKEASIRIENTTTLDKGEVDRMVREAEQNANADKQRKERTEKKNTLDSVRIQALGAIEDYASAPQDLKDKTRAIADEAEQAIKDDADNSKLDDIKSRLEAAIRDLAGAAQSAQGQDGQAQGGQPQGAQKADDDVIDADFKPAD
- a CDS encoding DUF6348 family protein, whose translation is MSEQWIAESLRQMFPAMQVRVREGQVTFSLPSMKGSVREFARQEHPTMVQVGLEFQVFLERFPQSVPLKEHITEFGQDAQEAIHEACRNWRNSVYEVLWQCTENMEPEYQVFSLNAEFGLFRSWKVYVGTPQVRAPSPEARAAVLSHFHSQPWVELVNQRAIPADFTEFGVYDWRLVMHSMEGNEPFAECLLNGEPWELGTEAVLDHTLKPRGPFKLFKVHFIFIPEEQRVLQAGEMRNLIHQMQARRRQWWQFWRRD
- a CDS encoding vWA domain-containing protein, which produces MESNRLERWRLILGGEQDGTGCKLQGEALRMDKALEALYDSDRSGGLGSSAPKAAAWLGDIRKFFPSSVVKVMQRDAFERLGMERMLLEPEFMENVEPNVHLAATLIGLQSVMPNKVKDTARVVVRKVVEDLERKLSEPMREAITGSLNRAIRNNRPRHSEMDWNRTIRANLKHYQHDYKSIIPERKIGFGRKKSALRDIVLCIDQSGSMGTSVVYSSIFGAVMASIKSVNTSMVVFDTEIVDLTDQLSDPVEVLFGIQLGGGTDINRALAYCETLIDRPEETILILISDLYEGGDEKAMIRRAAHLKASGVQVVALLALNDDGQPSFDHRVAEAFSGFDIPSFACTPDQFPDLMAAALQRRPLSEWAASQNIVLAGGPSKAN
- a CDS encoding DUF5682 family protein, whose translation is MSVHLFGIRHHGPGSARSLKTALERLDPDVILIEGPPEAEPLLNFLDSEDLKPPVAMLSYVPEDPSRCAFFPFADFSPEWIAMKHGAASGARVRFMDMPQVHWLAPREVASEEASSPFQQDPISHLAEVAGYSDSERWWEHHVELRGNEEGIFDAVLGAMGALREVLFTGEGAPVPQPFEQQREAFMREAIRKAQKDGFQRIAVVCGAWHAPALLDLGNAKADKALLKDLPKTKVAMTWVPWTHGRLAFSSGYGAGVESPGWYAHLWRNPENPTISWMVQVAQLLRSRDLDASSASVIEAVRLAETLTALTKRKIPGLPELMDAVRAVLCFGDDTMVQVIHQELILGEELGTVPQEVPSAPLARDLQALQKRLRLQPSAGSKDIDLDLRKENDLERSQLLHRLKLLGVNWGEVRPVSTKGTFKEGWTLQWQPEYEIHLIEAGRYGQTVISAAENKVLEGLSRAAALPEVTETLQHTLLASLPQATHRSIEKLSELAASSTDVTHLMQAIPSLGQVARYGNVRQTDTTLLLHVLDGLIARVCVGLSNAVASLDDQAAGHMMELVQSTHAALRNLQNEEHLAQWNSTLKKISVQSGVHGLVIGRVVRLLSDARILDPSEVGKAFHLGLSNPEPEQAAHWAEGFLKGSGLVLIHDQNLWNLLDQWVSDLSEEGFQRILPLMRRTFSTFAPAERRKLGEQAKQGQGTVVLRDTVGVNVARGEKVLPLLNVLLGNA
- a CDS encoding uracil-DNA glycosylase; translated protein: MNLRDLIPSDWQTVLSEVLDSPRFAALEKFLSEQYENHTVYPPREDLFTALRLTPYENVRVLILGQDPYHGAGQAHGLSFSVKKGITPPPSLKNIYKELKEDVGFKVPKHGNLTHWAEQGVLLLNAVLTVREAEPNSHANQGWEEFTDAIIQAVNRKGERVVFILWGSYARKKKKLIHGPQHVVLESGHPSPLSVKHFLGSRPFSRTNAVLAEQNLPTIDWQLPEG
- a CDS encoding nucleotide exchange factor GrpE; the encoded protein is MTDDNLKNQHLTEDQVDDNDTQDTENGNPFDPDNLDPEMMAGVQKMMEQLQRADELEKEVNDLKGKYARLLADFENYRRRTNQDVLDAQTAGVAKAAETIFPIHDDMERALMAAQQNPESVVGGLQGVLNNLLRTFEKLGLEQTGKEGETFDPAFHEALTVVPGEQDDVIVQVYQTGFKIGSKLVRPARVVVSKK
- a CDS encoding alpha/beta hydrolase family protein yields the protein MRFGLFVLSLCLLANASAGKITPSGPGALLRLPHTDGDAFLWVPHDCAKKACSMMVVSHSRGNTSYATLEKPHLMSFFQNFVEEGVAVLISNDAGPNTWGNEKSLLYLKSVWTEASKSFHFNGKTYALGYSMGGLPASLSVQRQLYPVTALILMDARVNMLGAYGGADASRAEEIKVAYQAPEGTTEMTLHDPMLENFKSSIPMMVIGSKDDRTVPFADNGEKFYRLHGNNPDSVKLLLPGGHLHMNRWAPETAQDILLFLKNLRPLPKLQEAQKH